The following proteins come from a genomic window of Gossypium raimondii isolate GPD5lz chromosome 5, ASM2569854v1, whole genome shotgun sequence:
- the LOC105768944 gene encoding protein SMALL AUXIN UP-REGULATED RNA 51, producing MAIRKSNKLPQTAVIKQILKRCSSLGKKQSYDDEEGLPLDVPKGHFVVYVGENRSRYIVPISFLSRPEFQSLLHQAEEEFGFDHERGLTIPCEEVVFQSLTSMLR from the coding sequence ATGGCTATCAGGAAATCAAACAAGTTGCCTCAAACAGCAGTCATCAAGCAAATCCTGAAAAGGTGCTCAAGCTTAGGAAAGAAACAGAGCTATGATGATGAAGAAGGACTCCCTTTGGATGTCCCAAAAGGACATTTCGTTGTGTATGTTGGTGAAAACAGAAGCAGATACATTGTGCCCATTTCTTTCTTGAGCCGACCGGAGTTCCAAAGCTTGCTTCATCAAGCTGAAGAAGAATTCGGTTTTGATCACGAGAGAGGACTCACCATTCCTTGTGAAGAAGTTGTTTTCCAGTCTCTAACATCCATGCTCAGATGA